The following coding sequences are from one Odontesthes bonariensis isolate fOdoBon6 chromosome 10, fOdoBon6.hap1, whole genome shotgun sequence window:
- the LOC142389804 gene encoding aquaporin-4 — protein MTWREELRSRQFWNAMLAELLGTLLLVSAVLGASVPGPGEAPSGPLYPAVAVGVMIVALCHCFGEISGTQVNPALTLSLLATRRLDVLRALFYITAQCLGACLGTWALYLALPLKTTADHFVNKVPIELNAAQALGIEVLCTFQMVFTVFSVEDQRRRESPEPGNLAIGFAHTAGVLIGGRFSGASMNPARSLGPAIITGFWENHWVYWIGPVLGALLAGVSHEFLFARSASRQKLLACLTCKDIDIVETASMTGSSLSTVTQSAMRAKQGNKQENN, from the exons ATGACGTGGCGTGAG GAGCTACGTAGTCGGCAGTTCTGGAACGCCATGCTAGCAGAACTGCTCGGCACCCTTCTGTTAGTGAGCGCTGTGCTGGGTGCCTCTGTTCCAGGACCTGGGGAGGCCCCCTCGGGACCCCTGTATCCAGCGGTGGCAGTGGGTGTGATGATCGTTGCACTGTGTCACTGTTTTGGAGAAATAAGTGGAACACAG GTGAACCCTGCCCTGACTCTGTCTCTGTTGGCCACAAGGAGGCTGGACGTTCTCCGGGCCCTCTTCTATATCACCGCTCAGTGTTTAGGGGCCTGTTTAGGAACCTGGGCCCTCTACCTGGCCCTGCCCCTCAAAACCACTGCGGACCACTTTGTTAACAAG GTGCCCATTGAGTTGAATGCAGCCCAGGCTCTGGGCATTGAGGTTTTGTGCACCTTCCAGATGGTCTTCACTGTCTTCTCAGTGGAGGACCAGCGACGGAGGGAGAGCCCAGAACCAGGAAACCTCGCCATTGGATTTGCTCACACTGCTGGAGTGCTAATAGGG GGTCGGTTTTCTGGTGCCAGTATGAATCCAGCTCGCTCTCTGGGTCCAGCCATCATCACCGGCTTCTGGGAGAACCACTGG GTGTACTGGATCGGACCAGTGCTTGGTGCTTTACTGGCTGGAGTGTCCCACGAGTTCCTCTTTGCCCGCAGTGCCTCTCGACAGAAGCTGCTGGCCTGTTTGACCTGTAAGGACATTGATATCGTTGAGACAGCCAGCATGACTGGATCATCACTGTCCACAGTCACGCAGAGTGCCATGAGAGCCAAGCAGGGCAACAAACAAGAGAACAACTGA